One Pseudomonas sp. FP1742 genomic window carries:
- a CDS encoding M48 family metallopeptidase: MNKWLIPAVTAVALLSGCSTVQRGSIPVVDAGTAVSNSERISANGGFRQSTVKRPAQAQTQAIPQGDTGVVVMVPGGGAVSSAPISTSPITPGPITPGPIDTSPVQSAPINQGSYSMPSTPSGIPSANSGGLSADEQLDGPVLALLTTAQQQQASGDLNGASSSLERAQRVAPREPQVLYRLAQVRMAQGDAAQAEQFARRGLTFANGRPDLQASLWELIAQAREKQGDPAGAALARQKAKVSL, from the coding sequence GTGAACAAGTGGTTGATTCCAGCGGTGACTGCCGTGGCTTTGCTCAGCGGCTGCTCCACTGTGCAGCGTGGTTCGATTCCGGTTGTAGATGCCGGCACTGCCGTCTCCAACAGCGAGCGGATTTCGGCGAATGGCGGGTTCCGGCAGTCGACGGTGAAACGTCCTGCACAAGCCCAGACTCAGGCGATCCCGCAAGGTGACACTGGCGTCGTGGTGATGGTGCCGGGTGGAGGGGCCGTCTCCTCGGCGCCGATCAGCACTTCGCCGATTACCCCGGGTCCGATTACTCCGGGACCGATTGATACCTCGCCGGTCCAGTCGGCACCGATCAATCAGGGCAGCTACAGCATGCCGTCGACGCCGAGCGGGATTCCTTCGGCGAACTCCGGCGGCCTGTCTGCCGATGAACAGCTTGACGGTCCGGTCCTGGCCTTGTTGACCACCGCCCAGCAGCAACAGGCCAGCGGTGACCTTAACGGCGCATCCTCCAGCCTCGAACGCGCCCAGCGTGTTGCGCCGCGTGAACCGCAGGTGCTTTATCGTCTGGCCCAGGTACGTATGGCTCAAGGCGATGCGGCACAGGCCGAGCAGTTTGCCCGTCGTGGTCTGACGTTCGCCAATGGTCGTCCGGATCTTCAGGCCAGCCTGTGGGAATTGATCGCCCAGGCTCGTGAGAAGCAGGGTGACCCGGCCGGTGCGGCATTGGCACGTCAGAAGGCCAAGGTTTCGCTGTGA